One Neomonachus schauinslandi chromosome 9, ASM220157v2, whole genome shotgun sequence DNA segment encodes these proteins:
- the MKRN3 gene encoding probable E3 ubiquitin-protein ligase makorin-3 has protein sequence MEEPAAPTEASETPGASPGAEAAGEGATGPSLRTRPVFRQFAAAGPAPLRTSRLRPAQAAGGGAGPSRLPGRSGGSWTKQVTCRYYLHGLCKEGENCRYSHDLSGRQLAREGHGSPPWASADQGPSTAAHTETLPQEVAEAPPAASSCSLPVIGLAAERGFFEAERDTAGLEAAGGAGAEGWENAIEFVPGQPYRGRIFPFVPRAPLQSSVTEREQIAVGRGQQLCRDAAMGQCFRGESCMYLHGEICDMCGLQVLHPVDAVQRADHIKACIEAHEKDMELSFAVQRSMDKVCGICMEVVYEKANPSDCRFGILSNCNHTYCLKCIRRWRTDKQFGNRIVKSCPQCRVTSNFVIPSEFWVEEEEEKQKLIQQYKEAMSNKTCRYFAEGRGFCPFGENCFYKHADPEGPGEDPQRQGAGESGAHCSQLLEPTQVGEGEIPFKSSKKELVMLRLANLLFKCFLSLANDELSFSEDQWDLLHYERENFFQFDLWHYAVACGLLC, from the coding sequence ATGGAAGAGCCTGCAGCTCCCACTGAAGCCTCTGAGACACCTGGGGCATCTCCGGGTGCCGAGGCAGCAGGGGAGGGTGCAACTGGGCCTTCCCTCCGCACGCGCCCGGTCTTCCGGCAGTTTGCAGCTGCAGGTCCGGCCCCCCTCCGCACGTCACGTCTGAGGCCTGCGcaggctgcagggggaggggctgggcccagTCGGCTGCCGGGCCGGAGTGGTGGCAGCTGGACGAAGCAAGTCACCTGCAGGTATTATCTGCATGGGCTTTGCAAGGAGGGGGAGAACTGTCGTTACTCTCATGACCTCTCAGGCCGGCAGTTGGCCAGGGAGGGCCATGGTTCACCGCCTTGGGCCTCTGCAGACCAAGGCCCTAGCACGGCTGCGCATACCGAGACCCTGCCTCAGGAAGTGGCGGAAGCCCCCCCTGCTGCGTCCTCTTGCTCCTTGCCTGTGATTGGCTTGGCTGCTGAAAGGGGTTTCTTTGAAGCTGAGAGAGACACTGCAGGCCTTGaagctgctggaggagcaggtgcAGAAGGCTGGGAGAATGCCATTGAGTTTGTTCCTGGGCAACCCTACCGGGGCcgcattttcccttttgttcccAGGGCTCCTCTGCAGAGCTCAGTGACTGAGAGGGAACAGATTGCAGTGGGAAGGGGGCAGCAGCTTTGCCGGGATGCTGCCATGGGGCAGTGCTTTCGTGGGGAGAGCTGCATGTATCTCCATGGAGAGATATGCGATATGTGTGGGCTTCAGGTCTTGCACCCTGTGGATGCTGTGCAGAGGGCAGACCATATAAAGGCTTGCATTGAAGCACACGAGAAGGATATGGAACTCTCGTTTGCAGTGCAGCGAAGTATGGACAAAGTGTGTGGCATCTGCATGGAGGTTGTCTATGAGAAAGCCAACCCCAGTGACTGCCGCTTTGGCATCCTCTCCAACTGCAACCACACCTACTGTCTTAAGTGTATCCGCAGGTGGAGGACTGACAAACAGTTTGGCAACAGGATCGTCAAGTCCTGTCCACAGTGCAGGGTCACCTCCAACTTTGTCATTCCCAGTGAGTtctgggtggaggaggaggaagagaagcagaaactTATTCAGCAGTACAAGGAGGCAATGAGCAACAAGACTTGCAGGTATTTTGCTGAAGGCAGGGGTTTCTGCCCATTTGGAGAGAACTGTTTTTACAAGCATGCAGACCCTGAGGGCCCGGGAGAGGATCCTCAGAGGCAGGGTGCTGGGGAATCCGGTGCTCACTGCAGTCAACTTTTGGAGCCTACTCAGGTGGGAGAGGGTGAGATACCctttaaaagcagtaaaaaagagCTTGTCATGCTTCGGCTGGCCAATCTGTTGTTTAAGTGTTTTCTTTCACTGGcaaatgatgagctttctttCTCAGAGGACCAGTGGGACTTGCTTCATTATGAGCgggaaaatttttttcagtttgatcTGTGGCATTATGCTGTGGCATGTGGTCTGTTGTGCTAA